The Candidatus Bathyarchaeota archaeon nucleotide sequence ATTATTATGATTAAAATTATTGCAACAATTATGGATGAAACTGCTTTGATTGAATGTTTAAAGCGGAAAAATTTTTTCAAAGCTTTTGGCTTCATAGGTTCTCTGCACTTACCGCTAAAGTGCTATTGCATACTATTTAAAATTATAGAATTTGCAACAAGTAGAACACGTAACCATAGTAGTTGTTATATCTGCGGAACATTTCAATTTCCTTCTCTTCAGCTGCAAAATACTGTAGCGCCTCAGGGTCACCTTTGTGCTTGGCTTTTAGACTGGGCAATTTGGCTTCTATGGGCATGTAGTAATTGTCAAACCAGCTTTTTTTAGGAAGAATAAAAGTGGTTATGACCTGATAACCTGCCTTTTTTGCGGTTTCAACGTTTTCCTCAATGGTTTTTACGCCTTCGCCGAGTCCCTCATACATTTCTTTCATATACGCCGCAAGCTCACGAGGTCTATCTGTTCGTAGCCAAGTAAGCTCCGAAAGAACCAAGTACCCCTTATTTGCTAGTAACGGTCTCCATTCTGTTAAGCCCTTCGCAAACCCAATGATGAATATGGCACCTTCACACCAGACTAAGTCAAAGCTTTTTTTGAGGTATTGAAGGTTGAACATGTCAC carries:
- a CDS encoding class I SAM-dependent methyltransferase; translated protein: MEMPPIFYEVHSNLPREGPGDNQSTKRAFKMLKNLPANPLILDIGCGPGMQTIEVAKLSGGQIIALDNHQPFLDQLNFNAKKAGISDKIKTVKGDMFNLQYLKKSFDLVWCEGAIFIIGFAKGLTEWRPLLANKGYLVLSELTWLRTDRPRELAAYMKEMYEGLGEGVKTIEENVETAKKAGYQVITTFILPKKSWFDNYYMPIEAKLPSLKAKHKGDPEALQYFAAEEKEIEMFRRYNNYYGYVFYLLQIL